The Fulvia fulva chromosome 6, complete sequence genome includes a window with the following:
- a CDS encoding L-xylulose reductase: MVVRPFSKESPEDSSMKDGIFQEDNTLPPKEESITSLFSLKGRTAIVSGSGAGIGYAVVQAFAEAGANAAIWHHGNKKAIEKAKDIEKQYGAKCQAYQTDVTDFEDTKRVINQIAHDFNGRLHIFVANAGIPWQEGRMIDGKLDSYHKVVSTDLDSVFYCAKAAGEISRRQYLTGVTTSGTKLDNYSYGSFIATASMSGHIANIPQLQSAYNAAKAGVIHLCKSLAVEWVKFARVNSISPGYMLSTEGRWHCRCQTCLASSAKILPRGPRVWLTFFCLQATEISDFVPPETKKIWHGKIPMGREGEAHELKGAYLYLASDASSYTTGANMVVDGGYCAV, translated from the exons ATGGTTGTTCGTCCCTTTTCGAAAGAGAGTCCCGAGGACTCGTCCATGAAAGACGGCATCTTCCAAGAGGACAACACCCTGCCACCCAAGGAAGAGTCGATCACGTCTCTCTTCTCATTGAAGGGGAGGACTGCCATAGTATCCGGATCAGGAGCCGGCATTGGCTATGCAGTAGTGCAGGCGTTCGCAGAGGCTGGCGCCAATGCGGCAATTTGG CATCATGGCAACAAGAAGGCCATAGAGAAGGCGAAGGATATCGAGAAGCAATATGGCGCGAAAT GTCAAGCCTATCAAACAGATGTCACCGACTTCGAAGATACAAAACGGGTCATTAACCAAATTGCACATGATTTCAATGGCCGTTTGCACATCTTCGTCGCCAACGCTGGTATCCCGTGGCAAGAGGGCAGGATGATTGATGGGAAGTTGGACTCCTACCACAAAGTCGTCTCGACCGATTTGGACTCTGTATTTTACTGCGCCAAAGCTGCTGGCGAGATCTCCAGGCGACAATACCTCACTGGCGTCACTACTAGCGGCACGAAGCTCGACAATTACAGCTATGGTAGCTTCATCGCCACGGCATCCATGAGCGGCCACATTGCAAACATTCCTCAGCTTCAATCGGCG TACAACGCTGCAAAGGCTGGCGTCATACACCTCTGCAAGTCGTTGGCTGTTGAGTGGGTCAAATTCGCCCGCGTCAACAGCATCTCTCCGGGATACATGCTAAGTACAGAGGGCAGATGGCATTGTCGCTGTCAGACATGCCTGGCATCATCTGCCAAGATATTGCCACGTGGTCCTCGAGTATGGCTAACATTTTTCTGTTTACAGGCAACCGAGATTAGTGATTTTGTGCCCCCAGAGACGAAGAAGATATGGCACGGCAAGATTCCCATGGGAAGAGAAGGTGAAGCCCATGAGCTGAAGGGCGCGTACCTCTATCTG GCATCCGATGCTTCTTCATACACAACCGGGGCGAACATGGTTGTCGATGGAGGCTACTGTGCGGTATAA